Within Cololabis saira isolate AMF1-May2022 chromosome 14, fColSai1.1, whole genome shotgun sequence, the genomic segment TGTGGTGAGCTGCAGCCGACCAATCAGGTTGATCTTCCCCCTTTTCTGAACCTTTGAGTTTTTGCTGAAATTTTGGATTGAAAATACAAAACCTTGGTCAGTACGTGGACGAACGGGGAAACAACGGTCAAGAAGCTGAAAACAGCTTCAGCATTTGTAAAGTGAATCATCAGAGGACTTAAAGGAGACGGACGAGTTGTTCAAACTCCCAACAGCTTGTTTTTAAGGACATTTGGTAAATGTACAAATTTACTGTTCAACACAGAAGTGTTATGCTAAAGTCCCTACCCGCTTTCATTTCCGTTTTCTGGGTGAAAATaagcatttcttttttaaaaagacaaataaaatcTCCAGGAGAAgcccaaataaaaacaaaacaaaactgggcaatactaagtatgCTTTTAACATTTCCACAGGATTTAAGAGGGTGAATTAAAAAGTACCCTGATGTGGATATATTCAAAAATAATAGGAGCAGGTtattaaataaagaataaagggaACATAAAACGTGTGTAAACAAATAATTTGCATTAAATGTGTCCGATATTTGGACGGACGTAGCCGTGGCGGCGTCAGCCGTCTTTAACGTTCCTTACATGAGCGAGAACTCCTGGTTGACATAGAACAACGTTCCCTCTGCAAAGTCTTTGGGGGACGACACCACCGGTTCGTACAGCAGCACCTGCCGCTTGAGTTTGGGGAACGCCACCAGAGACTGGGGGAAGAAACACAAGTTAGAGGCGTGAGAAGTGAGCACAAGCGTTGTGGCTCCAGCTCCGCATCACCAGAGTTTACCCAGAGCGTCCGCCGCAGCTCCGCGTCGGGCAGCTCGGTGGCCAGCTTGAGGTTTTCAAAGCTGATCCGCTCCCTCGGCCTCTGGTTCCAGGCGAACAGCACGGCCAGCTGGAACGTGGTCACTTCCAGGTCGTACTGGCCCACTTCGTTCTTAAAAGTTATctagaaaaagtaaaaatacttGTACGTGTGCATCACGGTGGGAACTGTACAAAGCGGACATGTTTCATTTTGAAGGGGATTCGATATGAAGAAGAATCACGTTTTTGTGCTTCAGAGCAGACATTGGTATCAACTGCTATGAACTTAGCTGTAAAGGCAGCATTTCATCCATGCACAGCTGCTGATTCTACCATGAACAGCCAATCAAACGTCTtcttgacttctgagctgtgatTTAAGACCTAACAGAGTTtaatcatttatattttaaacagaGTATGTTTTTTGTGCAGGTCGGTCTGAAAGGACCCGAGGACGAAGCTTAGCTACGAGCACATAGCTCCTGCTAACCAAGCGTTGGCTAAATGCAGTGGTCACTTCTGATTTTGCCACCACGACGACATTTGAAACGTCGGGTTGTGTTGCAAAGGTTGCACTCACGATGCCGTTGGACATGAGGTGGTGCCAGTGGAGTTTCCTGCCGCTGTGGTTCTTCTTGTAGAAGTCTTCAACCTCGGGTATCAGGTCCTCCAGTTCTGTGGGGAGGGAGACGAAAACCTTCTCGCTGCTCCTCGACCAGGCTCCAGCATTCAGGATCTTTATGTTGACGGAGTCCGCTGCAGGGGGGGTGCAGGAAGCTTAGTTTAAATTATTTCAGACTGTACGCGATGTGACTTGAGAGAACAAATAACGCAGATATTTTAGAAGAATACATATTGGCGGTTAAAGCTGAGTAAAATCCTTTTATAGGGAGAattaagaaagaaatgagacaaGATTGAGAACTGAAGACAAACACGATTAAACATTTCAGAATTAGGTTTTATATGTATAAaaaactcttagttctccagtaACAGATCATTAATACTGATATGTCTGTGTTTCTCCTCTCTGTTCGTCATCCTCTCTTTCctgtctctcttttcctgctctaccaggctggtcttcagcaggagggtccccccttatgatccaggtcctgatcccggtttcttccctcctaaaaggggagtttttacctgccgttgtttatgttataattgatctggggtcatgttctggtctctggagacaaCCTGTATCGTAattgatgctatataaataaaattaaattgaactTCACCTTCTCACAAAATACATGTCCCATTAAAGgagaaataataatgcaaccatGTAATTTTCTTTGCACGGATTAAATGTTATTGTTGCATTTTATTTGATTAATTTCAAGTTCATCGATCTATATTTTTGTAAGAAGAGCTGGAGTAATGTAGCACCGAATGTCCCAGAAAGTGGCCGACAAAGTTGATTttccccaccttttttttaacaaaaaaacaaattacagaGAAAATAGGAAAAtgtatttccttttatttatttagctttatTTAACTCCTTCAGAGAGGAACAGGGAAAAGCTGAGAGCTGATTCGGATACTAATAATCTAATTTATGATCGACATCGGTGTTAAACCAGTTTTTGATGTGCTATCTTGTTTAAATCACTAATATTGATCTCTGCCTCTGCTGTCTGATGCCAAAGTAACCAATGGCTTCAGCAGATGCTCAGGGGGGTGAAAACGTTAAAGGTTACCTGGTAAGGCGAGCTTGTTGTGTTTATGCATCTCTTTGAAGGACTGGTTGAGGTCCTCGGATACCTTGATGTCCTGAAACATCCGGGCCAGCTTGTTGACGTAGTCAGCTGGCATCCCAACTTCCTGTTGGGACAAAATAAAGCTTCATTTCCTTCATAACGGCTGAATAAATGTTTCAAGTTTCTTTTTTACCGACTTCGCGGTGATGCCATTAATATTTCTGTGCCATGTTGTGGTCACATGATTCAGGGCTGTGACGAATAATCAACAAAAATCTGTGACAAAATCAGCTGTCAATAAATGTAATAAGGGATTATTAGTTGGTTCTCTTCACGCGTCTTCTTTAAGGAACAATAGCACTCGTGTTTCTTTTAATGACATCAGTCAATATGGCGATTGGTTGATGCCACAGGTTTTCAGAGTTGTCTGTCCACTGGGGGGCGTCTCGGCTGTGAGGGCGCGCACGTGTCTTTGTGAAGTAATCTGGGCAGAACGCCGACAGGGAGCAGAGAAAACTGAACACACCACCAGAAACACAAAGGCGTGTTTTTCCCGAGACTAAAATCCAAATACCTCAGAAGTTGCTTTTTAAAACTCGATGAAATGGGCGGTCGCCCAGCTtaatgaaacaaatgaaattggCGGTTGCTCTAGCATATCATACGGTACACCATCGCAAAGCTCTCGTTTTCTATCATCTGCCTCCATCCAACACCATCCTCTGCGCCCTCCTCCCTCTCATCAACTAACTTCATGTCCTCTTTTCCTTTCAGGTTTTAAAGTTGCTCGATGTGTTACAGTCTCAGAGTTGTGCTCATGAGAAGTTTGCTGATTAAGGCTGTTGGTGACGACGGGATGGTCATAAAGTGAAGCAGTCAAGTTGAATAAATAATTCTAAACGTCTTCTTTTGAGTTGGCAAATGCCCCGAACAATCTCGGGGTAATTTCAAAAGCTAACAGTTAGTTACTGAGCAATTCATAATCTGATCAGTCAATTAACACGTTCACGTACCCTGAGCCACTCCACCATGTTCTCCTCGATCTCGCTGTCGGCTGAGATGTCCAGGATGAGACGGCGGGTCAAGTGGGCTTTGTGGTAGCGCATGAACACATCTTTGTTCTGGACGTACTTCAGCACCAAGAGCTGCAAACAGACACACGTCAGCTGTTGATGAATGAACACTTGACTTCTGTCTTCTTTGTTCCATCGGTGAGGATGTGGTTAACGGTTCCCTAAACGTACCACTTCCTTGAGCTTGGCCTCGATCTCGTCAGAGGTGAGTTTCTTACTGAGCGGCGTCTTCCTCAGCAGCATGTCGCAGTAGTTGGCCAGCAGCTCTGGACACTTGGACTCAGGCTGGGTTTTTAACCCTACCCTGTAAAGACATGCTGACTGATTCCACTGCCCAAACAAAACCAGCAGGATTTGAAAGAGGCGGCTTTTCTCACCCTTTCTGTTTCAGAGGAAGCTCTAATTTAAATATAGTGGCGTCGTTCACAACCGCTTTATAGGCCTGCAAAGAGGAAGAATAAAGACTCATGAACATTTCCTGCTCCTCCGCCGTTAACGACGGTGCTGGTAGACGTTGAACTCGCCTTGTCTCTTGCAGTCAGGAAGCGGGGGTCGTCCTGAAAGGCCTCCTTCACCAACCGGCTGAAGCGGTTGAACAGGGTCAGCAGCTGCTCCACGTACTTCTCAGAGTCCTGCAGCAAAGAACGTGAGCCGCATCTAAACAACTGCGTGTTCGTTATGCTGCTCAGGTGTGCTTGAGCCCCACACCTTTCCTTCTGGGATGTGCAAATGTTTTATCTAGTTGTGTCCGTGACTCACAGAGGTGATGGTCTCTGCTGAGGCCACCATATCTGCCAGGCCTGCACTCATGATGTGCTCCTCCAGGTCCTTCAGCATCGGATCGATGCCGCTGGGCACCTTATCCATCAGGGAGAACATCAGATGCAACTCTGCCAGGGGAGGGGGGGACATACGGATTAGTAATCTCTAGATAAGGCTGCTTTGTTACCAAACTCATCTCTTTAGCAGCAGAAGTGTAATCAGCGCCAGAAGTGATGAGCTGAGCTTTAATTTGGCAGCATATTATGCAACAAGCAGAAAACCGGCTACTTTAAAATCCATTGCTGTTGACAACGtttatgcatttaatcagaacgAGAAAGACACTCTTACACAATCCACTATAGATACCGATGCAACTTCAATACACAGGTGAAACCAGGCAGAAATCTTCATTAGAAACATTTTATCCAAcgtaatttaaaattaaaatattctatAGCTGTGATTTACATTTGAACTTCATACAACACCAGCCTTTAGCggccagtcaaggaactgcaacgagTCTGAGACAAAACCCGGACGTTAAGATAAAATGCTGATTGCCTCTTGTATGTTGCAGAAACAGTTCAGAGCAGAGATGTGCCGACTGACTGGACAGGGATCGGTATTTAGGGTTCTCTTTCACTGCCAAAGCCACATCAGCAGTAGCTTTGGCATGGAAGTCATTTATTGCAAGTGAATCACAGAGCTAAAGACACCTGGACAGCTCGCAGCGTCACCCCTAAAGGTTTCTGATGAGCAGTTTCAAGGCCTCTCCTCATAATTCACGGTGACACGTTGTACACTAGCAAATGGATCTGACCGAGCCTTTGGTGGGGCTGACATACTCACTCTCCGTCTCGTTTCTTTTGATCATACCGGGACACTCAGCCAGGATGGTTTCTTTAAACGACGTCACCAGCGCATTGACGCAACACTCCATTAACTAGATGTCAGAAATACAGCTGTTATAAAGAAACAACTCAGTATCCTGGGATCATTACTTGGTGTTTCCTTTCAACTAGTGATGAGAAACATACATCATCATTTCTGTAAAAAGTAGTGCAGCAGTTACATTTATTCTGGCTTATTTATAAACATGTGGTTTAGCTGTGAAAATATGGGTGCAGTGGGAGAAATTAGCCTCATATTTACTTTAGTCCTTCTGAGAACATGACAAACAAACTACAGTACAGCTTTTCTAACCGACTTGGGTCTAAACTCTCAGGGTTCGAGTCCAACTCACTGCTTGTACGGAGTTACAGTCGCGCCTCGTCTCCAGATATCGCAGAGCTCGTTTCTCCTCTTCCCTCAGCTTCGAATCAGCCTGGTGACAGTGTTTACACACCATTATTGTTTAATATAATTTTCAATTTCATTCatttagcgtctattacaacacaattgTGTCTAGGATCtgtccagagaccagaacacgaCCCCAATCAGTTATGACAAACAACGCCAGGTACTATACTGCCCTCTAATGCTCACTAatactcccctagtgggagaaaaaccaagaaaaaaagatactttgaatggttttaaaAAATGTAGTTTCACATCCACCAAAATGTGGAAATGCCATAGTAGATGAAGTGTTAAGATATTATTTACAGTTAAATGGTTGATtagaaatatatattatattgtatCGAGTAGACCTGAAAGCAAAGAACTGAAGCACTATTCATCTGTAAAGTGTAGGATGAACTTGATTTAAGAGCAAGCTTTCTGAATGCATATACGTTTAAAACGTGCTCTTGTTTTTCTGAAAGTAAGTTTTTCAACCCTTTAAAAAGGTGCACTAAAACTCCATCAGCGTTTGAAATGTTGGTTATGTGTCTAATCAGAGGCTTCcggtttatttattaaaaaaataaaaaatataataataattatatatatatgtataatttttatttttcttaactaTTAAAATTTCTGCCTAAAGTTGTGATATAATATCACAACAATATGTGCTGCATGTGCCATAATTATGATGACGAAGAATCCCGCCTGCAGATCACTGAATCACTGACGTGACACAATCTCACAGGATCAAAATAACGTCAGGACTTCGGTGTTCAGTGAAATAAGGTGGAATTGAGTGAAGCTCACATATTTCATGTAGTTCTGGACTCCGTTCTGCTGGAGGTAGGACGGCGCTTGTGTTCTGTAAAACCTCTCAGTCGAATCCATGTAAGCTTTCTCAAAGTTGTCCCTGTAGATCTGCAGCTTGTCGTCAGGGTTGGAGCACAGATTCACTgctcacaaaaacaaacaaagaaaacacatttagaCTACCAGGACTCTGCCCATCCTTGTAAAGATCCCTTATGGAGCCTGAACCTTCTATTTTCATATTTGCAGCGGGGTGCAGAACAAATGTACAACAGGGACAACAATAACATGAAGACACTCTGAAAGATGACGAAGCTGCCGTCTAGTGACCCGTGCCTCCGCATCTCTCACCGTAAGACTCTCGCACTCCGATGACCAGCTGGGAGTCAAAGGCTTCCCCCAGCCTCTCGGCGTGTACGAGCTTCATGGCACTGTCCTGTAACCTGTTTTTAATGTTGGAGAAGATGGACTCGTTCCACGTGTCCAGCATGAGCTGCAGGGTGATGACAGAAACATAGAGAAATAATCTTAATCCCTCTGGGTCACAGGGGAGAAAGCTGGCGCTGCTGCTCTTCTCACCTTGCGGACGATGCTGTCCTCCACGTTGGACTTCTTGTTGCTCCCCTGCTTACCCATCAGAGTGATCTCCAGCTGGCAGAAGGGTTTGGGCAGGATGTCGCACTGCGTGAAGAACTTCCTCCACTCCACGATGTAGGCCTTCAACAGCGCCGTGTCATCCTGGTGGCTCAGCACCCGCTTTGAGAGGGTGAGAAACAACTCAGGATCCACGTGTAACCTGCAGCGTTCAGCTGATAACAGGTAGTTAAACAATAGATCTGAATTACAAGATCTGCTGCTTTGTCACAAGAGCCACGGACAATCCTGCGTTAGTGACGGTCCGGCTCGTCTCAGAATAACATTTTATCAAAGTGAAGGTGAACTTTCTTGTCTTACACACGGGGTCAGGACATTGTTAGCCCTAGATATCAGGTGAAGAACTCCATCCTCATACTATTGAGAAAACTGGACTTACGAAAGTAACCCAAAGATTATTATTCAGTGCCTCCttgtttcctctcctcctctcactCTTTGGACCAGAGATCCAAGTAGAGGAGTCAAGGACAGATGCAAGGAAAGAGGGGGGATAGGTAACAGAAGATTTAACAAATCAACATGTCTTAGCTTTGAAGCTACTCGGTTAAACATGATTCTATTTGTTAATTCTCTTAGAGGATCATTCAAAAGTGCTTTGGATGACgtgtatatttgtttttaattcagaTAACACGGATAAGCGCCAGCGGGCCCCTGCGACTCTGATGAGGGAGAGGGTGGGATGATGTTGAATATGTGACGCCCCTGTAGACACTGCAGATGTTGAGAAGACTTCTACACAGATGTATCTTCGTTTAGAGCCGTTAAGCCTCCTCCTCCAGTTTAAAGACGTACAGGAGATCATCCCTTCATTCTGCCTCCACTCCAACTGTGCATTCACCCCGATCTCTCCCTTCCCTCGCCTTCGCACTCCCTATAACAGTCCCCGTTGTCTCTGGCCACTACTTTGTTCAGCACTCGGCTGAATAAAGTACCCTACGCTCAGATGGAGGCTCTTCCAAGGGGCGAAGCCCAGCAACAGGGTTCTGAAAGGTTAGAGCCCCAAGAGTGACACAGTTTGTCGTAACAGCCAGACTCTGCCTCTCTGACCGTCGTGGTCTCAATCCTGCTCGTACATCGGGTCCTCTCCCACCGTCTCCACGATGTGCTGATGGTTTCCATCGCCTCTGCAGAGTTTACAACAGACCTCGTGTCCCGCTTACACCTTTCGGATCGCCAGTTCACGCAGCTTTCGTTTCGACTCTATTACACCTCGGTTATTAACTCCCAGGGCAGGACTGAGGTTCAGAGCCCCAGAATTTAATGTGATGCCATCCTGCCTGTGTTCCCGACACAGCATAgtactttaaaaaacaaacaaataagggACCATTAAGCGAAGGTTAACACTGCCGTCTTACTGCTTGTGCTTGTTTGATGAAATCTAAGATGTCCTCTTTCAGAGCTTGGTGGATCTTAGCTGGACCCTTGTCGTCCCAGAGGCAAACAGCATGAACATCTCTGGAAACAAAGAGGACGGACAACGTCACCATGCACATACTCATCCAACAGCTGAAATGGTGAGCAAAAGGTGGCAGAAAACTCACGAGAAGAGGTCAAACCACTGCTGTTTGGTGACGGACTCCTGCCGCAGCAGCTTCAGAACGATGGGGCGCATCAGGTCCCATTTATCCTCAAACTGTAGGGAGCCTTTGTTCTGGAAACAAACAGGAGGGAGCTCAGCTAAACAGTCCTTGACTGGAGAAGAACTAATCATTAAACTTATATTGGAATATGATTACTTATACTGGGCAAAAGCTGCTTCAAGGTTCCGTCTTTGATATCCGGATGTTAAACATTTACCTTGAGGATTTATCTTTTCTgtgatgaaaaataataaaagtttcCAGAAAGGATtgttccaataaaaaaaaaagatacagaaATCTAAACATCCAAAAACTATTCACCAGTGACTGGACATAACATAAAGCAGTTCTATAGCTTTATCCAGAGAAGAAAGTCATCGTTAACAAGTTAGGTACGAATGTAACGTGAATCACATGACATCGACGTTGAGGGGAGAGGTCTAACTGTCTCTGACAAGGACCTCTGAGGCTGAGCTGGCTTTCATGTAGTGTGGAGTGTTTTTTCTAATGCCAACCTCGACTTCTTCTAGAAGATGCCAAGTTAAAAATTAATCTGCAAGTGGTCTTTCAAGCAAAAGTGACCGTTacaataaattcattcatttattttagtgTGGCACATaatacacaacaaaaaaaaatcaaaacagcCTGATGAGATCAAAATGGATGCTGAAATGCTGAATAAATTCTGGTTTTAAATCTTTAGTTCGGACCAAGTTTCAGGGTGCAGAATCCCAGGATGCCATCCTTCATGAGCACAGGTCCATACCTTCATTTTATCATACACCACCTTACCATCCAATGTTTgcagtgttttcttttcttttgtaaaatAACCTATTTCTCAGTTctttaacatgtttttaattCAGTGAGTTTAGTCTGAAGTGTTGTCAAACTGGTCAAGTAAGTGAAATCAATTCACGAAAAACCTAAATGAGTCTGTTTTTGAAATTACTGCTCAATGACTGCATACTTAGTTTAAAACAAGTAAATCTCTGCAACCACAAGGTGTATTTGACTAAATCTggtatcaaaataaaagcaacacATCTGAGATTAAAGTGTAAAAAGTATGAATGGTTGCATTTGCATCAGCCAAGTACGTAACAGATTACCTGGCGCATTACcgttacatacatacagtacaagaTCTTATCCTTTAAAATTTAATCCATCATAAATATCACTTGTAGTAACTTCACATGAAAAAAGACCAAAACTCAGTCGTCATCTTTAATTGCATGTCTTTACATCAATTATCAACATACCACATGATAACAGTAACTAAATATTTAGATATTACTTTCTAATTTCTCGCACGTCAACTTTCTTCCTCCATGGTTGTAGCTGTGTTACTTCTGCAGAAATGAACTGCATGAATGCAATAAAAGCTGCAATCCTGATAAAGAAGAGTGGGAGGCTTTCTTCCATTTACTtggcgttgccatggtgactcaTGTTAATGGAGCTCCGTGGACAATGCCTTTTAAAAACACAGTGCATGGGCTCAACTCAACATACTCAGAGTGGACAGAACCAACTCTGTTTTTTGGAGCAGAAGGGTTTATTGACTCCGAATTCGTATTTGAAGCCTGAGTTTGTTGAACCTACTTTCTGAAACCGGCACCAGATCTTAAAGTGATATCCAAGTAAGATCTTTCAAGATTATTTTTTTGAAGTTCACCACCATGCTTGCAGGTATTAAAACCTTGTTGGAGAGTTCTGAAGCAGTTCTTGTAATCTCCTTAGTGCTCCTGCTTGCTTGGTGCCAACGGACACTTAAAACCGCCCAGAAGCACAGAAATATCTTTTCGACCACAGGCATGGTTGTTTGACGTAGTCTTCTTCTCCACACCTGATCCTCAGGATCTACtctcctgcacgttttagatgttcttttttcttcttttctttattctttatttcattcaaaaaaacaaaacaatttaatacaaacacaaatacaaatgttcctaacttatgaatgaaaaggagcagaaagaagaagaatcttatctgatctgcccctttcacaaataacataaattaataataattaaaaaaacaaaaaact encodes:
- the LOC133459242 gene encoding cullin-5; the protein is MAASHLLKNKGSLQFEDKWDLMRPIVLKLLRQESVTKQQWFDLFSDVHAVCLWDDKGPAKIHQALKEDILDFIKQAQARVLSHQDDTALLKAYIVEWRKFFTQCDILPKPFCQLEITLMGKQGSNKKSNVEDSIVRKLMLDTWNESIFSNIKNRLQDSAMKLVHAERLGEAFDSQLVIGVRESYVNLCSNPDDKLQIYRDNFEKAYMDSTERFYRTQAPSYLQQNGVQNYMKYADSKLREEEKRALRYLETRRDCNSVQALMECCVNALVTSFKETILAECPGMIKRNETEKLHLMFSLMDKVPSGIDPMLKDLEEHIMSAGLADMVASAETITSDSEKYVEQLLTLFNRFSRLVKEAFQDDPRFLTARDKAYKAVVNDATIFKLELPLKQKGVGLKTQPESKCPELLANYCDMLLRKTPLSKKLTSDEIEAKLKEVLLVLKYVQNKDVFMRYHKAHLTRRLILDISADSEIEENMVEWLREVGMPADYVNKLARMFQDIKVSEDLNQSFKEMHKHNKLALPADSVNIKILNAGAWSRSSEKVFVSLPTELEDLIPEVEDFYKKNHSGRKLHWHHLMSNGIITFKNEVGQYDLEVTTFQLAVLFAWNQRPRERISFENLKLATELPDAELRRTLWSLVAFPKLKRQVLLYEPVVSSPKDFAEGTLFYVNQEFSLIKNSKVQKRGKINLIGRLQLTTERMREEENEGIVQLRILRTQEAIIQIMKMRKRINNAQLQTELVEILKNMFLPQKKMIKEQIEWLIDHKYIKRDETDINTFIYMA